The following nucleotide sequence is from Helicobacteraceae bacterium.
AGAGGTAATTTTGAATATATGTTCGGTTATAGATAAGTCGTCGATCAACGCGCTGGCGCTAGGCGGCTTCGACGGATTGCACCTTGGACACCGAGAGCTTATAAAAAGGCTCGGCGAAAACGGCGCGTTGCTCGCGATCGAGCATGATCGCGTCTGCTTAACGCCCGATTGCGTCAGGGAGCGCTTCTGTCCCGTCCCCGTAATTATCGTGCCGTTGGAGCGGATTATGGAGCTTACGCCCGTTCAATTTATCGCGGAGCTTAAAGAGGAGTTTGTTAATTTAAAACGGCTTGTGGTCGGCTACGATTTTCGTTTCGGCAAAGACCGCGCCGCGGGAAGCAAGGAGCTTCAAACCATATTTGACGGGGAAACAATCGTCGTGTCGGAAGTTTCGCTCGGCGGGACGGCGGTTCACGCGACGCGGATCAGATCGTTATTGCTAGACGGCAACGTATCGGGCGCGGCTCGGCTTTTGGCGCGTCCGCATATTATAGAGGGCAAAGTCGTGCGCGGGCAGGGATTGGGTTCAAAACGGCTCTATCCCACGATTAACCTATCGGTGGAGAAATTTTTAGCGCCGCAAGACGGCGTTTACGCCGCTTGCACGGAGATTGGAGCAAGGAGCTATCAGTCGGTTAGCTTTGTGGGCAGACGGCTTAGCGCCGACGGCGCGTTTTCGATCGAGACGCATATCATAGAAGAGGGCGCGCAAATACCGCCGATCGATCGCGTCGCGATTTGGTTTATCGACAGACTTCGCGGCAATCGCCGTTTTGAAGACCTAGACGCGCTTAAAGAGCAGATCGCCAAAGACGTCGCCACCGCCAAAACCATTTTAACCTACAAGGAAAACGAATGCGCGAATTTATAAAGCGCCTCGCGGCGGCGGACGAATTGCGCGTTATCGACGAGGAGGTTGACGTATATCTTGAAATGGCGCATATCGCATACGCCGAAGTTAAGAAAAAAGACGGCGGGCGGGCGCTACTGTTTACAAAGCCAAAAAGAGGCGGTTATATCTTTCAAACTCCCGTTTTGATGAATATTTACGGATCGCGCAAGCGCGTGGAGATGATTTTTGGCTGCGAAATAGAGCAAATCGCATCGCGGGTTCAAAAACTAGCCGCGCCCGATCATCCCGTTACCATGCGCGGCAAAATCGCCAAAGCGCTGGAGCTGTTCAAGTTGCGCAAATGCTTTCCAAAGCGCTTAAACGGGCGCGGGCAATCTCAGGCGCGAATCCTGCTCGACAAAGAGGCGAAGTTAAGCGCGCTTCCAATCCTGACGACATGGAAAGAGGACGGCGGCGCGTTTATTACTATGGGACAGGTATATACGCGATCGCTCGACGGCAAAGCGCGCAATTTGGGCATGTATCGCCTTCAGGTTTTCGACGATCATACGCTAGGGCTTCATTGGCAGATTCACAAAGACTCCAATATGTTTTTTCGAGAGTATGAAAAAGCCGGCGTTCCTATGCCCGTGTCTATCGCGATCGGCGGCGATCCGCTCTATACGTGGTGCGCCACCGCGCCGCTTCCGCGAGGTATTTTCGAGCTTATGCTTTACGGCTTTATCCGCGATAAACCGGCAAAACTCGTCAAATGCCTTACGAACGATCTGTTTGTCCCCGCCGACGCGGACTTTACCATCGAGGGCTTTATCGACGATCCCAGCCAAAGGCGCATCGAAGGACCGTTTGGCGATCATACGGGTTATTACACGTTGCCCGAAGCCTATCCGTTTATGCGCGTTTGTGCGATAACGAGCAAACGCGATCCGGTTTTCGCGGCGACCGTAGTGGGAAAGCCGCCTATCGAGGATAAGTATATGGGCTATCCTACGGAGCGAATCTTTTTGCCGCTATTTAGAACGAGCTGTCCCGAGCTGATCGACTACAGAATGCCTGAAAACGGCGTTTTTCACAATCTGATTATCGCCAAGCTGCGCGTATGTTACGACGCGCACGCGCTTCAAGCCGCGCACGCCTTTTGGGGCGCGGGGCAGATGAGCTTCGTTAAGCACGCGGTATTTGTAGGCGAGGACGCGCCCGATCTAAACGACTACGCGGCTTTGCTTAAATACTGTTTAGATCGCTTTTCCCCCGATCGTATGCTTATTTCAAGCGGCGTTTTGGACGCTTTGGATCACAGCTCGCCAAAACCGCTTGCGGGCGGCAAACTAGGGCTGGATTTTACGGGCGAAAAAGCGCAAAAGAAGATCGTTACGCTGGGCGATCTTGAATTGCTTGACAAAATCAAATCCGCGCTCCCCGAAGCGATCGCCTTAAAGCAATACGGGATAGACAGCGCAAATCCGATCGCGCTAATTCAAATTCGCAAGAGCCGTCCCGTCAAAACGTTTGCGGCGGCGCTCGAAAAGCTAAAAAGCCATATATCGATCGCGATAATTTTAGACGAGAAAAACAACGACGTAAACAACGCCTATATGTCTCTTTGGCGCGTTTGCAATAATATCGACGTAGCGCGCGATCTTATAGCCGCCGACGATTTTATTTTACTTGACGCGACGACGAAAGACGAGCGCGACGGC
It contains:
- a CDS encoding menaquinone biosynthesis decarboxylase, with translation MREFIKRLAAADELRVIDEEVDVYLEMAHIAYAEVKKKDGGRALLFTKPKRGGYIFQTPVLMNIYGSRKRVEMIFGCEIEQIASRVQKLAAPDHPVTMRGKIAKALELFKLRKCFPKRLNGRGQSQARILLDKEAKLSALPILTTWKEDGGAFITMGQVYTRSLDGKARNLGMYRLQVFDDHTLGLHWQIHKDSNMFFREYEKAGVPMPVSIAIGGDPLYTWCATAPLPRGIFELMLYGFIRDKPAKLVKCLTNDLFVPADADFTIEGFIDDPSQRRIEGPFGDHTGYYTLPEAYPFMRVCAITSKRDPVFAATVVGKPPIEDKYMGYPTERIFLPLFRTSCPELIDYRMPENGVFHNLIIAKLRVCYDAHALQAAHAFWGAGQMSFVKHAVFVGEDAPDLNDYAALLKYCLDRFSPDRMLISSGVLDALDHSSPKPLAGGKLGLDFTGEKAQKKIVTLGDLELLDKIKSALPEAIALKQYGIDSANPIALIQIRKSRPVKTFAAALEKLKSHISIAIILDEKNNDVNNAYMSLWRVCNNIDVARDLIAADDFILLDATTKDERDGFYREWPKDVDCDRAVIEKLREKGLWEFDETFIKKWQAL
- a CDS encoding bifunctional riboflavin kinase/FAD synthetase, whose product is MNICSVIDKSSINALALGGFDGLHLGHRELIKRLGENGALLAIEHDRVCLTPDCVRERFCPVPVIIVPLERIMELTPVQFIAELKEEFVNLKRLVVGYDFRFGKDRAAGSKELQTIFDGETIVVSEVSLGGTAVHATRIRSLLLDGNVSGAARLLARPHIIEGKVVRGQGLGSKRLYPTINLSVEKFLAPQDGVYAACTEIGARSYQSVSFVGRRLSADGAFSIETHIIEEGAQIPPIDRVAIWFIDRLRGNRRFEDLDALKEQIAKDVATAKTILTYKENECANL